One Thiocapsa sp. genomic window, CCCAAAACAGCGAGCGCATCAATAACAAGTCCACATCCATCACCGCCCGCCATTGCTCGCGCTTCACCAGACCACAGGCGACCCCGTGCGCAACAATGATCCGGCGCGAGTCTTCGACGAAGCCGCGCCCTTGATGCCCGGTCTTGCTCAAACCGTGCAACCTAAACCGCGACAACACTTGATCAATCGTCACAGCCTGTGCACCATGCAGCGCCGCGCGCAAAAAATACTCCCGGTCGAATGAATAGTGGAAAGTTTCATCAAAGCCACCCAGCGCACGGTATAGCTCCGCACGCCAGAACGAAGATTGCTGCGCGAATCCAAGCGACAACACAGGCAAAAACCCGCGCGCAGTCCCATGCCAACGCCCCTGCCGTAGGCGCTGAGTACCCTTCACCTCATCAAAAACCTCGCAGGCCCCGATCACTATCGCCGCCCCCGGTGCGGCCTGAAATGCACGCGCCACGGCAAACAGCGCACCTGGCTCTAACGTATCATCGCTGTTCAAGAAGCAAAAGATTTCTCCCGTGGCCCGCGCAAACCCTTTATTGATCGCATGCGTCTGTCCGTGGTCAGGCTCAGACACCCAGCCCGTCAGCCAGGGCGCATAGCGACGAATGATCTCGATACTGCTATCAGTACTGCCGCCGTCGATGACAAAATACTCAAGCGCCGGGTACCCTTGCAACAAGACCGAACGAAGTGTCTCCTCCAGAAACCCAGCCTGATTGTAAGAAGGCGTCACCACCGATATCCGTGGCCACGGCGTGCCCGCCACATCCACCGCTGGCGTCCCCACTGTCCAAGGCCACCCGGTCCGACCACTTGGCGGAATTGGCAGCGTCTCAATGCCAGGCCATGAACTGTGGCTTGAACGCTCATCAGTCATCGTTCCTCCCGAGGCAATTAGGCCTCTCGTTCCTGTCTCGTCCAGCGTGTTGCCGAACTCCCATAAAGAATGCCGCACACACAGCGCCGCGTTGCGCCACGCACACCCGGAAAGCAGCGCCTGCTCGTCGCGCAATCGGTACGCCTGGCGCGGGCAATCGCGGGTCGTGCATGGCGGCGCCGGCTACCGGAACTGCGCCCGCGAGTGATAGCGCTGAAGCCTCACCGCGCGACAAAACGCGCTGATGCAGCCCGGCATAGCGGCTGTTGATAGCCGCCTCACTAATGCGCGCCTGAGCAATGATGCGGG contains:
- a CDS encoding glycosyltransferase family 2 protein, which codes for MTDERSSHSSWPGIETLPIPPSGRTGWPWTVGTPAVDVAGTPWPRISVVTPSYNQAGFLEETLRSVLLQGYPALEYFVIDGGSTDSSIEIIRRYAPWLTGWVSEPDHGQTHAINKGFARATGEIFCFLNSDDTLEPGALFAVARAFQAAPGAAIVIGACEVFDEVKGTQRLRQGRWHGTARGFLPVLSLGFAQQSSFWRAELYRALGGFDETFHYSFDREYFLRAALHGAQAVTIDQVLSRFRLHGLSKTGHQGRGFVEDSRRIIVAHGVACGLVKREQWRAVMDVDLLLMRSLFWELFSSSGLLRASLTWASHGLRKPALLLERRFVTLPVEGVNSRLISLFRRLRASTARL